Genomic DNA from Simkaniaceae bacterium:
TTTGGAGAAAAATACTGGCGCATACGGCCAGTATTAAACTCAACTTGAGCATAAAGAATGGGCCTTTGCAATTTGAGCAGCTTATCCGCCATTAATCATGTGCAGTTTTCCGTCAGGAAAACTCGCACATCGCGTCAATCCTATAGCTATCAAGAGCCCTCACCCCCCATTCGCAGCGTGACCGTAATATTCTCATAGAAAAAAATTGCAAAAATATGTGCATAAAAACTATCTCTGCTTATTAAGGGACTTGATTAGATTTCTTTTGAAATTCCATTTACGGCGAATTTATAGAAAGATCCCGGTATGAGGTAGATTATGAAGACTTTTATCCTTTTATTTTCAATTGTCTATGCCATGGCATCTCCGCTCTACTCGGATCCTGTTGGTGCAATTTTTTCTCTGGGATCGAAAGAAGCGGCAGAGCAGGCGCTATCCAATGATAAAATTGTTCAAAATTTTTATCATGCATTTGAAACGAATAATCTAACCGACTTAATGACAACGATAACGGAAAATTGCAAAGTCAGTAATATTTCGGAAATGCACCATGCTGCACTGACACAATATGAAATTGGAAGCCCCAATCTTAAAGTAAGAATGAGTGCACTCCACCGTTCATTGAGTAATATCTCTATTAAAATTGAGCAGCTGGTGATGGGAGATAATAAAGTCGTCGCCCAAGTTTCCTTGACAGGCATTCAAAATGGAAGCTTCATCGGAATTGCTCCCACAAACCGTTATATTACCATTCGCTCCGTCTCATTTTTTAGAATTGAAAATGGAAAAATCGTCCAAATTGAAGAAATGATTGGCGAATACAATCTCATGCGACAACTGGGTTATTTCGTTTTTTAACTTACACACTCACCTTACGCAAAAATGAAGGATTATAGAGCGGCTGCGGCTTTGCCATATCCATACTCCCTCGTCGGACATA
This window encodes:
- a CDS encoding ester cyclase, which produces MKTFILLFSIVYAMASPLYSDPVGAIFSLGSKEAAEQALSNDKIVQNFYHAFETNNLTDLMTTITENCKVSNISEMHHAALTQYEIGSPNLKVRMSALHRSLSNISIKIEQLVMGDNKVVAQVSLTGIQNGSFIGIAPTNRYITIRSVSFFRIENGKIVQIEEMIGEYNLMRQLGYFVF